The window ttaacaacaaacgaaaataagaAGAACAAGTAATTTGAAAGAGAAACAACAAATTAGAACAATGCATCAAAACACTCGTCTTTATTAAGGTAAGAAATGAGTTTCAAAAATCCAAATTGAAAAGGAATGAAACGAAGTTACTGTCACAGTAGCAGCGCACGTCATATTTACTTTGTAAAGATTTTATCTCATGCTTGGATATTCATCTGTGGTTTTGATTGACGCAATCCGCGTCTACCGTATATCGATTGTTCGCGATCGGGAGGCATTACCATATTTGATTGTCCCCGGCTGGCTGTTGGGAGATATCAAAACGTACACCGCGGGATATAAATTACCGTGGTATCTAAATCCGAGCCATGCCGGATTGATGGTCGCGTTTTGATTTAATAGGAGGTCGAAATCTTTTTTAGACAACAATAGGACGTCGTAGGATTATAGGCATAGCAATAAGACGTTGACGTATCATGTATGGCTTATCTCGgctttttatccttttcttgtGACCAATGttaaaagtaagttttataCAGGTGTTGTGTGTAAAAAGAAGTAAACGTGTTCCGTAAACATGGATATTAAGTTTCTAAAATGATAGGACTAAGagatatttttgaagaaactAGCTATTAACACGATTCATTATTATTGCATGggataatttttattggacGTTTTATTGGAGTTTTGGGACttcaaaaacacaaaaacgaTGCCATTTTGCAGAATCAACATATATTCTGAGGAGATTCATGGTTTACACTTCGACTTTTTACACAATGAGTGTAAAATGTTTCTTGGCATCTTCTTAAATAGGCATGCACAAATTCGTAATGATATTGAGAAATATAATATTCGTGTTGGGTTGTGAACTGATGTGATGGACTATGTTGAGAATGGCTAGGAATGTTATTGAATGCTTTTATAAACTTTGCTGAGTGAGGTCGGGGACAAGGTTGAGAAATGTAAGGGGTGATATTCAAAGAGGAAAgaaatgatattaaaatattacgGAGGAAGGGCTGCGCAAGGCGGAATAGGATAaatagatgaaaaaaaaaaacatcataatGGATCATTCCAGTATTTAGTAGCAGATTTCAGTAACTAGTGGATGATTCCAATGTTGGGTTGATGAATGATGTATTTATACTGATTTGTTGTAGTATCCAGAAGTTGGATACAATTTTCATAGCAATTAAGACCGAAGTCTAGTGTTTAATTCCAGTGTAGTTGTTTTCAGAATCTAATGGATGATTTCAGTGTTTGTATCTGAGTACCCAGGAGATGTCTTCAACATTAGTGGACGACTCCAGTATCTAATAGATTAATCCAGTATGCATTTGTTAGGTGCAGTATAATAGAGGTTCATTTGAATAAACCGTGGAATATGTAATAGAAGCAATTAGAAGAATACATGACTCTCTAATAAACCATTTAAACCTAATTTCTTTTGTGATTATCATACATCAGGTGGCAAATACTTTTCGACCTGTCTTCATTCTTATGATACAACATACATGAAGTCGCCGAGGTGATCTGATGTATATtggaaataaagataaatttcatGTTCAGTCAAAACATTAATCTGTGTTGGCCTTTTTCATAATAGAGGTGTATTCCATCATCATACagtaattaattacaattgaAAGAGTTATAAACTTGTTATTAAACTCTTTAAGAGCAAAAGGGATATTAAATAATCCGTATaaacatattattttaaaatagtgTACAACTGTTATTTTCATCACTCAATCTTATTAAATGACGCAAGACACGTTACATGTAATGCTCATTATTACTCGAGGTTCGACTCTCGAGTAGCGTTTATCTTAATTATCTGCAATTCAGTGTTCGGTATCCCGCAGCCATTCCCTCGTTGTTGCATACTGATACAAATTGTCGGTTACAACGGAGGttgttaatttaacatttagcAAGTTTcatataaatacaaataaaagaaagatcGAATCAAAAACAATTACTTGCTAACGTTCtaaacatttatataaaacgaTGTAAAATACTCACGTAACGTAtacataaatacataaaaagatAGGATGAATAGTAATTTTTCGCGATGGGTTTCTATCTGAGAAAAGTGTATTCCATTAGCACACACCTAGGATAAAACTAAATTCTATGCAAGACTTATTTGGATGTTGTCGAAAAACTGGCTTAGCATCCGCTAGTTTCAAGCCAAAGGAATCTCGTTTTAAACTTATGCGTGAAATTACTCGTTTTACATAACGTTCGCATGCGATTATCTTAGAAACTGGGCGCGATAGGCAATGCTTCATCAATTAATGGATGTGAAATAACTAAAAGGACAAGTAATATTGGTTTTATAGAAAGTCTTCATTCTTTAGAGACACATTTTTTGAACTAAGTAAGTTTGTTTGCGAAGTCCTTCTAAATGGTTTTCTCGCCGTTTTAGTAAAATTGAAAGAGAATCTCGAATCACGAACGGGGCAGAGCAATTAAAAGCTGAAAAACAATCGCGCCCTGGTCCTGTTATGGTATAATACCCGATGGTAGAGATAATCATCTGAACGAGGCGGTGTTGCCCTGTACATTATTACCATATTGTGTCCCTGTACGCCAAGAGCTCTGGTATGCGAGTTTGATCTGATAAAGGCCCCTCGCTTTTAGCGGTTCTGGTTTATTTTTCCGAGAGACCCCGTTCGGGCTTCGGATCGGAAAAATGGGCTAATTTATGGCCGGCCGACTCGGCGCAAACAATACCCGTTCAGGCGCAGCTTTTATGCCTTAATAGGCCTTAGTATGCCCTGGCCATTGTGGTGTTACATTTACATACGGCGTATATTAAATATTGGAAAAGACAGCTGCTACTATCCGAAGGGACGCCCGCGGCTTTTTACTGCTTTTACTCGACGATCTTCAGGGTAAATTTTGACGCATTGTTTGGGCCGTTAAATTTATCGACTATTACGTAATCCGAATATAAAGTTGGTAAAAACGCGCAAAGTTGATCGACCTTAACGCATTTAAGGTGATTCTTGTGGGATGAAAACCACAAACGCAAATTGTGGGCGGTTTGTCGTGcaaatataaacattaaaatcgttaaattgaTTCCTCCTCGCTTAAAATCTCCGTTTCGGGATTATGAGCTTTaggtttttttgataaattttcacTCAAAACAACCAGTCTCGCGTCGTTCCTTCGGTTATGCTAAACCACTTATGGTCATAACTCATAGCTTTCTAAGGCAGTCGAGGCTAAATCtgatttaatagattttaaaatccGACCGAAAGATTTTCGGATCATAAAACATGACCGCATCAAATCTAACCATCTCGTTCGGCATTGTCAATTAGTCGcgtttaattttatagaatAAATCCACGCGTCAAGTACACAGAACAATACATAAACGATTCGAAATAAAAACCTCTTATTGTTTCGATTGAATATTACGCACCGTAACTTGGCTTCTTCTTTTTTCATCAAACTTTATTACCAACAAAGTGAAATGAATCGGAAATCTTTTGTGTTAATTAACGCGTAATTGtagttgtaattaaaaattacaaccATTACGTCATGTTAACGTTAAAAATATATGCGTTATACAATTTCTAAGTTATTTCAACTTAAATTtctatagaaaattttatgaaccgTGTAAATACTTATACGCACACGTCTTTCCTCCTCAAGGTCAAAGGACGCGGAATCGTCGTCGTCCATATAACGTACTTCTCTCTCAGTCTTCGTTGGCGTCCCGCTGTTCTCTTCACACCTGTAAATTAATCAGAGACTAATTAAAGGATTATGTGTAAGAGCGATCAAAACACGAGCTAATACGGCATCCAGCGGTACTCATAATATACCGCTAGCAATAAACTTTACGCTTATTTGGTTGGGGTTTGGTCGCATGAATTCGCACACGTGTTGATATGCGTGTGTTTGCGAATCGATGCTGAGTTCACGCTGCGACAAATGGGATTTAATTAAGATTCCGCACCAAGAGCTTTTATTGGGAATTTACGAGACGGATAAATGGAATATCTTAATCATTTTGCttgtttataatcaatttttaaacgaaaattgaaatatattgataatttcatttaaatactaagaatttaattctacTGTTCGGTTAATATTATAAGAAATTGTgttaagtaattttgaatGCTAATTTCGCTCCTTATATGCATCAGACTTTCGATACACTAAAGATAGGCATAATGGAATGTTTTCTGATAATGCTAGGATAATGCTGTTCTATTTTGTTTgacatgaatttaaattttgaatgatCTGATGAACCTTACTATTGCTCCAAAGTCTTCTTTCTTTACGTCAGTAGGTATAAGGCAAATcattccgaaaattttgtgtcttaggcgACCTCTTGTCGTTGCAAAGTCCACATGTTTGATCCTCAACTTGTCCAATGTTGAAGAGATGGTAGTGTAGGGACGTATGGGCAGTCAGGTAACCTGAGAACGACCTTAAATCACCTTTGGATAATTCTGGATGATGAGTGCATTATTCATGGTGTTTGGCTCCGTAACTTGTCTACcatatcaaaaatgttttggatTGGGCTGGGTCTTTGGTTTTATAAGATTAAGTTGGTTGTAGTCTATGACTGTAATCTATGACCACGGAATCTCATTATTTCACCTTAATAAGAGAGAATTTGAAAACATCCTGTTTGAATGATACCAAAGTCTCCGTCACTCAGTAAGTTTCGTATATTACGGAAGATGGCCAATCCTTCAATTCTAGTGTCTACCCGGAAAACGTGAGGTGTACTTTAAAAGTCTGGAATTCATATAGTATATTGCTTTAATAGGAATAAAAGATCTAAGTTAGTCTTACTGAGATAATGTTGAGATCTAAACCTAGATACTGGTACGGTGATGCTATTgaagaaaagaaacaaaacCTTTGACACTAACGTTTGAAGCAGCTCAGCTGCAAGGGACCTAGGTTTCTCTCTCTCTAACAACTTAAATTAATCTACCTTAAATTAAGTGTTTATTATCTTATTAACATACTTCATGTCGTACCTTACATTCTGAGGTATATCTTGAGATTGATATCTGCCCCTATATTACAGTAATATCTAGTTATCAGTTAGTTACTTATTAAATCAGTAAAGTTTTTTGGTATGTTAGGTACAAAATTGCTTCGCTATTACGAACATTATTACTCAAAATTAGCataaattatgatttaatttaatggtacaattgaatttttaataaaaaatggcaAAGTAGTTCTGATAATACAAAAATGGATGATTTCGTTCGGAAATTAGCAGGAAGCCCGGCGCCATAAATCACAATGATCGCCGTCAACAACGGGATGCGTGCGGTCAccttataaaatgtttatctcGTTACACAAATCAGAATTGCCGCCGGAGAGCATGAGATAATTTGACGGAGCAGCTCGTGTCCGTTTAGCTTGGCGCGTGGGCAGCTCTTTTTGTGACTATAGCGCGCCGACTGTAACGAGAAAATTTGCGACCCGGAGCACCAGTTGATCCACTACTAAGATTGAAGAATGCTGATTGACGCCAATTTGCTCGATTAAATCCGTCGACGTGATGTTGCCTTTTTTCCAATAGAGTAGTACAATTTCAAGTGATTGCGGTTTTAAGaaggaataaaaataaagttatggtGAGAGTGACCATAAGGTGAGTATGGAAGGTGTGAACAATCGTGGTCCGCGTAAACATGGGGGTAACGTCGTAACTTTAGTATTTTATTCTCGCGCTGGTGCCTTATTCCGGTTTAGCATAGAATAACCATCTCTCTGTGTATAGACGCGGTAAGACCGGATTTTATGGGTACGGAATTTATTGTCTATTATGCCGTGGTATTCTCTGGACGCCGATCGCCATTATTGTTACGCACACCCAAAACGAATTTATAAACAAGTCGATAAATTCCTATTACGAGTTGCGCGCCTTTAAGTCCCTTCAATTAATATTCATCGAATTCTTCCACGATGAGTAAatgttatattataaatatctaTTTTTACAATAGAATTCAAACTTCATTCACCAcccgttttttatttattttttatttatttattgtttttttatttcacgACCCGGTTCGATAATTTCGAACGGTTATTAATCGCtacttaatatttatttattccgGCGACGGGCTCACTTCGAGATTATTGGATATTAAATGGTAATGGAGGACGTATATAACAGTATATGAATGGTAATTGGCTGTTTTCTGGTCTCCGGGAACCGTTTTCGTGCGGACGTCGACGTTAGGGCCGTATAGAATGTGCTAAATGAGGTATTCCACTTTGAAATGCacgtttttatcaatatacaACAACCATGGTGGTCGAATCCAAATTCGAAAATATCGAATAAATTTGAATCCTGTTGTTATGTTTGTAACTAAGgtgtctaaaataaaaatgtcaaaaataattaaagcaATTTTCATGGTGtatgttttaattaacaagAATGGTAAGGTATTAGCTGCGAAAGATTATTCTAAGGTGAATTTTTGTAACCTCAACTGTAAATTTGGTAGTGAAGAGTTCCCGAATTCATCTTGCGATTGTCCTAAGTTGGATAAAAATAGATGTGGTAGTGATTATAGGATGATAAAATTCAGTGAGAATCCCAAGCATCCTATATATATGGtaaaattacataatattTATAGAGATAAATTAGCATCGGGGGATGATAGAAGAGGTGGTAATATTGGCGCAACTGATATGATGGCTCTAGAATATGATCTGGGCCTTGAATATACTGCTTGGTGTTGGAGTCATAATTGTCTTGATGATCATGACCAATGCAGGATTACTCCAGAGTTTGATACTGCCGGCCAAAATCAATATATGTGGTTCGATAATCAACCTTGCGATGAATCGACGATGGAAGACGCCGTGGATAAATGGTACGAAGAAATCAGCATAAACAAAAGAGGtagaaaatgtattaaaaactttgattGCGACTTACACGGCGTTGGACATTGGACACAACTTGTTTGGGCAAGTACTACTCATGTTGGATGCGCTTTCTCTAAGTACTTGCACGCTAGAACCCGAACGATTACGTGTaacatcttttgcaattatgGACCAGCAGGAAATTGGCAAGGAAGCAGGGTATACACCTTGGGTAGATCCGCACGTGATTGCAAACAAACTCATCCCGAATATAGCAGTTTATGTATTGGGGATTTACCCATATCAGGGAATCATGAGGCGGGAGCAACGATTATTAAATTACaacgttttcttttctttggaattatcttaattatatattaaacTTAACTcaaaagtgttaattaatttgtttgttttcaaCTTCAAACTTGACAATGTCATGCATtataactgtcaaaacactgtatcaaaatttatttttttacgttttgaTCTTAAATCTACATCATAGTTTACTTCAAAGTTTTAACGCATCACATGTAGATTATTGCAAAAAAGAGTTGCAATGCCAGGTGCGTAGCCGTGTGTTTCCAAACACTGCCTGTCAGTGTCCTGCTGAGAATGAAAAAAGATGTGGAGGTTCGCCTATAGTAACAAAATTAAGTTCGAATGAAACATTGATGAATATTGTTGTGGATTTGCACAATAAATACAGGGAAGGTATCGCTTCAGGTGAGGAAACGAGACTTGGTAATGTTGGTGCAACTGATATGATGATGCTGGAATATGATACAGATCTCGAATATTTGGCTTGGTGTTATAGTCATAAATGTAATGATGAACCTGATGTTTGTAGGCGAACGCCAAAGTTTGAAAGTTCCGGCCAAAATCAATTTGTGTGGTTTGATGGAAACGATTGTGACAGTTCAACATTAGAAGATACGGTAGAAATGTGGTATAATGAAATCGATTTGATGACACAAGGAAGAAGTGCCATCATAACATTTAATTGTGATACGGAAATGGTCGGACGATTTACACAAATGATTTGGGGTAGAACGATTAGTGTTGGATGTGCTTTAACGAACTATTTTGATAGAGCAACTAGTACCAATGCTTGTAATATTCTTTGTAATTACGGACCTAATGGAAACCGCAATCAAAGTAGAATATACACTTTAGGTACTCCGGCTCGGGATTGTTTTGAGACACATCATAATTTTACAAGTTTATGTGTTGGAAAAGTACCGCCATACGGCGAACATGAAGTGGAAGGATCTCCGACGGTTGTGACTAGTTGGTTCTTGTTGTGGAGTAGTTTCTTTGGTGTCTTTTTGGTGCGCTGGTTTCTGGTTTATTAAAATGCGCGACCTAAACTCGTTTTTCCGGGCTTATTTATAGATCTCCGCGGCTAtcataattgaaatttatgaCCGGCGGCCGCGGATGGATAAATTAGGAGCCAATCAGGGCCCGATGCGACATGATCTACAGTGTACAAATGAATGGGCCGTACAAATTGGACCGAGCGTGTCGGCCGCCAGATGGCGCGGGCCGCTTGAATTATCAGCGATTGTGCGCGGCAGCCgacaataaacaataaatccGTCCGGCAAACGAGTCGCAAAAGGTGTGAATTCGCTCGTAATCGAGTTGGAAACGCCTGTGGCGGGGTCAAAGATCTCGCGAAGAACACTAAAATCAAGCAGAAAGCCCTACACGGAAACCCAATTCCCACATGCGTTTAGACCGGGATCGCTAATTAATGCTCTCCAGATCGTAATAAAGCTTCGAGCTTTTAAATCGAGTCGCCCCACAGCGCCAACGACGgcagaaataattaattaacgccAAGTCCtcttgtttgtattgtttcTGCTGCCCAGTCAAGGCAATAACTTGCTTTTATTATCGTATTTATTCGGTACGTTTCgacaattaatttataatgttaacctttttcctaaaataaataagtttaaagtaaatttgtaCGAAATTTAAAAACGGTGTAGAGACTGAAAAAGTTGTTAGGGCTCGAGATGTCGACGTGAACACAATGGCCGGGTTGTTTTTGAATCCATCGGATGGGGCCGTTGATGCCGGGACCAAGCAGATAAATCTCCGATAGATGCGGCCCCAGATAGCCCTCTGCA of the Onthophagus taurus isolate NC chromosome 10, IU_Otau_3.0, whole genome shotgun sequence genome contains:
- the LOC111428229 gene encoding venom allergen-1-like, coding for MVKLHNIYRDKLASGDDRRGGNIGATDMMALEYDLGLEYTAWCWSHNCLDDHDQCRITPEFDTAGQNQYMWFDNQPCDESTMEDAVDKWYEEISINKRGRKCIKNFDCDLHGVGHWTQLVWASTTHVGCAFSNLLQSFNASHVDYCKKELQCQVRSRVFPNTACQCPAENEKRCGGSPIVTKLSSNETLMNIVVDLHNKYREGIASGEETRLGNVGATDMMMLEYDTDLEYLAWCYSHKCNDEPDVCRRTPKFESSGQNQFVWFDGNDCDSSTLEDTVEMWYNEIDLMTQGRSAIITFNCDTEMVGRFTQMIWGRTISVGCALTNYFDRATSTNACNILCNYGPNGNRNQSRIYTLGTPARDCFETHHNFTSLCVGKVPPYGEHEVEGSPTVVTSWFLLWSSFFGVFLVRWFLVY